A window of the Cellvibrio sp. pealriver genome harbors these coding sequences:
- a CDS encoding glycosyltransferase family 4 protein → MAEIVMKASAPAILIMIHCEEHTGYAISSLEHVFHQAALRAGFSEDRVFWSFNGLKDSKTSNKIDCDYRKPNPETLIPYLRNNNIQTVIAFDLGYPANVIHLLKDNGVKKIISYWGASMSGINSGLKLWLKKIEFLLRKNRPDLFVFESEAMRHTATHGRGVPNRATRVLYLGVDTEKFYPDYGKNFYAHHTLGIPENHRIVFYSGHMEERKGVRTIIKAALHLASLGQLNNIHFVLCGNKGDEANTYTEMLTGTAAEAHVTFAGYRNDIAALMRSSTIGVIASTGWDSFTMSSVEMMASGLPLIVSNLQGLSETIEDNKNGFLITPGNHVELAKKITSLCGNTALAQDFSRSSRLRAENNFSVSMQIEKMANIIGGANDE, encoded by the coding sequence GTGGCTGAAATCGTCATGAAAGCGTCTGCACCTGCTATTTTGATTATGATCCACTGCGAGGAACACACCGGCTATGCGATCTCATCACTGGAACATGTATTTCATCAAGCTGCATTACGTGCCGGATTTTCAGAAGACCGTGTTTTTTGGTCCTTTAATGGATTAAAGGATAGTAAAACATCAAATAAAATCGATTGCGATTACCGCAAGCCCAATCCAGAGACACTCATTCCTTATTTGCGCAATAACAATATTCAAACTGTTATTGCATTCGATCTTGGCTATCCAGCTAACGTTATTCATTTATTAAAAGATAATGGTGTGAAAAAAATAATCTCCTACTGGGGTGCCAGTATGAGTGGGATTAATTCAGGCTTAAAACTCTGGCTAAAAAAAATAGAGTTTTTACTAAGAAAAAATAGACCGGATTTATTTGTTTTTGAATCAGAAGCCATGCGCCATACAGCCACTCACGGCAGGGGCGTTCCAAATCGCGCTACTCGAGTACTTTATTTAGGTGTAGACACTGAAAAATTTTACCCTGATTACGGCAAAAATTTTTATGCGCATCACACGCTGGGCATTCCAGAAAATCATCGTATTGTCTTTTATTCCGGTCACATGGAAGAACGCAAAGGTGTTAGGACAATTATCAAGGCTGCTCTTCACTTAGCCAGCCTAGGCCAGCTGAATAATATTCACTTTGTACTCTGCGGCAACAAAGGTGATGAAGCAAATACGTATACAGAGATGTTAACTGGCACGGCCGCAGAAGCCCATGTTACTTTTGCCGGCTATCGCAACGATATTGCTGCCTTAATGCGTAGCTCCACTATTGGCGTTATCGCCTCTACTGGTTGGGACTCGTTCACCATGTCCAGTGTAGAAATGATGGCTTCCGGACTGCCCTTGATCGTTTCTAATTTACAAGGTCTCTCTGAAACCATTGAAGATAATAAAAATGGGTTTCTTATTACCCCCGGTAATCATGTCGAGCTCGCAAAAAAAATAACGTCCTTGTGCGGCAACACTGCGCTCGCACAGGACTTCTCCAGAAGCTCCCGATTGCGCGCTGAAAATAACTTCTCTGTTTCAATGCAAATAGAAAAGATGGCAAATATCATCGGCGGGGCAAATGATGAATAA
- a CDS encoding glycosyltransferase produces MKPLISIVLCTYNNADSLEITMNQLATMDQPEPGLIEIIIVDNNSPDHTAQIAQHFSTRHPHFHYYFEPKQGLSHARNTGLEKAQGEYILFTDDDADIPANWTKEYINTIRNLSPDCLYSKISIIWDRPKPWWFLPQYTPCFVGLDYGDSLLEINDIHREFYGKNFCVRKTLLIELGGFDPNLGRQGSKLAAGEETLLYRKMVWAKNKVIYFPSAGVGHRLKEREYTSENIKKLFVDGAHSSFHIAKLTARKKLMGRPVRLLIDALTNSFSASLKFIFALVKMDKAARFYHYLCICKNLTLIKLWLKSS; encoded by the coding sequence ATGAAACCGCTTATCAGCATAGTGCTATGCACTTACAACAACGCCGATTCATTAGAAATCACCATGAATCAATTGGCGACTATGGATCAGCCTGAACCAGGCCTTATCGAAATAATTATTGTCGACAATAATTCGCCGGATCACACCGCACAGATCGCGCAACACTTTTCCACTCGACACCCGCATTTTCATTATTACTTTGAGCCTAAACAAGGGCTCTCGCACGCACGCAATACTGGCTTGGAGAAAGCCCAAGGCGAATATATTTTATTTACTGATGATGATGCAGATATTCCCGCTAATTGGACGAAAGAATATATCAACACCATCCGTAACTTATCGCCCGACTGCCTTTACAGCAAAATCAGTATTATTTGGGATAGACCAAAACCTTGGTGGTTTCTTCCTCAATATACACCCTGCTTTGTAGGGCTGGATTACGGTGACAGCCTACTCGAAATAAATGATATTCACCGTGAATTTTATGGAAAAAATTTTTGTGTGCGAAAAACGCTCTTGATTGAACTGGGAGGATTTGACCCCAATCTCGGCCGCCAAGGCAGCAAACTTGCTGCAGGTGAAGAAACTCTGCTCTATCGCAAAATGGTTTGGGCCAAAAACAAGGTAATTTACTTTCCATCCGCAGGCGTAGGCCACAGACTCAAAGAGCGCGAATACACCAGCGAAAATATTAAAAAACTCTTTGTTGATGGTGCACACTCGTCTTTTCATATAGCCAAATTGACTGCGCGCAAAAAATTGATGGGCAGACCTGTTCGCTTACTAATTGACGCACTAACCAATTCTTTCAGTGCCTCACTGAAATTTATATTCGCATTAGTAAAAATGGACAAAGCAGCGCGCTTCTATCACTACTTGTGTATCTGCAAAAATCTCACCCTGATAAAACTGTGGCTGAAATCGTCATGA
- a CDS encoding PEP-CTERM sorting domain-containing protein, with the protein MKLISKLFAASALFAAAQANALIIDFGSAAWTPAANNQPSHTVGGVTAIAGPAGSLLFAADPQDGLGVVGGEIDEIDRAEYIRILFASPTALQSIKVTDLFNKDNEGGDGSDLVKGEVGHLSLWFGGVQVAPTLTFYGINSSQANGEQTFVVGGITVDEIKFWAGGARDEFSVKALEVPEPGIFALLGLGLMGLGLSRRRQAKKA; encoded by the coding sequence ATGAAACTTATTAGCAAGCTTTTCGCCGCAAGTGCACTGTTCGCAGCTGCACAAGCAAACGCACTCATTATCGATTTCGGTTCAGCAGCCTGGACTCCAGCTGCTAACAACCAACCAAGCCACACCGTCGGCGGCGTTACTGCTATCGCAGGCCCAGCTGGTTCACTGTTATTCGCCGCTGACCCTCAAGACGGTTTGGGCGTTGTTGGCGGTGAAATTGATGAAATTGATCGCGCTGAATACATCAGAATTTTGTTTGCAAGCCCAACCGCTCTGCAATCAATCAAAGTTACTGACCTGTTCAACAAGGACAATGAAGGCGGCGACGGCAGTGACCTCGTAAAAGGCGAGGTTGGCCATTTGTCACTGTGGTTTGGCGGCGTACAAGTTGCTCCAACCCTGACCTTCTACGGTATCAACTCATCACAAGCTAACGGCGAACAAACCTTCGTTGTTGGTGGCATCACTGTTGATGAAATCAAATTCTGGGCTGGCGGTGCAAGAGACGAATTCTCTGTTAAAGCACTGGAAGTTCCAGAACCAGGTATTTTTGCTCTGCTCGGTCTTGGCCTGATGGGTCTTGGATTGTCCCGTCGTCGTCAAGCTAAAAAAGCATAA
- a CDS encoding glycosyltransferase, whose product MQKHATPPILTPHIKVLHIISGDLWAGAEVQAFTLLCALKHHCDLHVVLMNNGELANKLKHANISIEIIDEQHISGIGIIGRLIKVIKAVNPDVIHTHRQKENILASIANLAANLFPWRRITSLRTTHGAPEHKPQGLKRLIVWLDDLTGKYAQDAVIAVSKDLAHKLTDRFPPKHIHIIENGIDNRSLAALTPASDIRTQAEEHIHIGIVGRLEPVKRVDLFIQTASQLLHSHPKYKLKFHVIGDGKLKNELTIQAQQLGLGEAMIFHGHRTDSTAAIAALDIIVMCSDHEGTPMTALETLALGKPLVAHSVGGLREVLADYPQLLVTEHSVNGYSETLLQLFEHPIKTQLNTTYTSEENARRTLQLYFELNHRNVE is encoded by the coding sequence ATGCAAAAACATGCAACCCCGCCGATTTTAACCCCACATATCAAGGTTTTGCACATCATTTCTGGTGACCTATGGGCTGGGGCAGAAGTTCAGGCATTTACACTTCTCTGCGCCCTTAAACATCATTGCGACCTACATGTTGTGTTAATGAACAATGGTGAGCTTGCAAACAAACTTAAACACGCAAACATTTCTATCGAAATTATTGATGAACAGCATATATCCGGCATTGGTATTATCGGCAGGCTTATCAAAGTGATAAAAGCTGTAAACCCGGATGTGATTCACACCCATCGCCAAAAAGAAAACATATTGGCAAGTATTGCCAATCTCGCAGCCAACCTCTTTCCCTGGCGACGAATCACATCACTGCGCACAACCCATGGAGCCCCCGAACACAAACCGCAAGGTTTGAAACGCCTGATTGTCTGGCTAGATGACCTCACCGGAAAATATGCCCAGGATGCTGTCATAGCAGTATCAAAAGATCTCGCGCACAAGCTTACCGATAGATTTCCACCCAAACACATACACATTATCGAAAACGGCATCGACAACCGCTCGCTTGCCGCGCTAACACCAGCCTCCGATATCCGCACACAGGCAGAAGAGCACATTCATATCGGTATCGTCGGACGCCTGGAGCCTGTCAAGCGGGTCGACCTGTTTATACAAACCGCCAGCCAGCTCCTACACTCACATCCAAAATATAAATTGAAATTTCACGTTATCGGTGATGGGAAGCTAAAAAACGAGCTAACCATTCAAGCGCAGCAGCTGGGCCTTGGCGAAGCGATGATCTTTCACGGCCACAGAACCGATTCAACAGCAGCCATTGCAGCACTAGACATTATTGTGATGTGCTCTGATCATGAGGGAACCCCCATGACAGCACTGGAGACACTTGCGCTAGGCAAACCGCTGGTTGCTCACAGTGTAGGGGGACTACGTGAAGTTCTCGCTGATTACCCTCAGTTACTGGTCACTGAGCACAGCGTGAATGGCTATAGCGAAACTCTGTTACAGCTATTTGAACACCCCATCAAAACCCAACTCAACACCACTTATACCAGCGAGGAAAATGCCCGACGCACACTACAGCTTTATTTCGAGCTTAACCATAGAAATGTCGAATAG
- a CDS encoding glycosyltransferase family 2 protein: MLTFLFWLFCIAALYSYFIYPLVLRVLVARKGVKTNAAVVSSSTAASVSLIVTAYNEELRVRAKIENSLQLEFDASAFEIIVASDCSSDATDEIVREYADRGVRLVRAPERLGKEHAQQCAIEKASGEILVFSDVATEIPADAIKKLVAYFNDPSVGAVSSEDRFISQNGTVAGEGAYVKYEMWLRQQESRLAGLVGLSGSFFAVRKSLCSDWDIHSPSDFNTALNTAKAGLRAVTAPDVLGFYQDLKDPSKEYQRKIRTVIRGMTGLSRHAEVLRFGKFGFFSFQVISHKLMRWLTPWFLLALFLTNALIADDGVFYFLTFFAQLVFYCVAVVAHFLPNLQSISIIKLVYFFVQVNIALLDAGIKFIAGQRMTTWKPSAR, translated from the coding sequence ATGTTAACATTTTTGTTTTGGTTGTTTTGTATCGCGGCGCTTTATAGTTATTTTATTTATCCGCTGGTGTTACGCGTGTTGGTGGCAAGGAAGGGCGTGAAAACCAATGCTGCAGTAGTCTCTTCATCGACAGCTGCCAGTGTTTCATTAATTGTGACTGCGTATAATGAAGAGTTGAGGGTAAGGGCAAAAATAGAGAACAGTTTGCAATTAGAATTTGATGCATCGGCATTTGAAATTATTGTTGCTTCCGATTGTTCTTCTGATGCTACTGATGAAATTGTGCGTGAATATGCTGATCGGGGTGTGCGTTTGGTGCGTGCGCCAGAGCGTTTAGGTAAGGAGCATGCTCAGCAGTGCGCTATTGAAAAGGCGAGCGGCGAAATTTTGGTGTTTAGTGATGTTGCAACAGAAATTCCTGCCGATGCGATTAAAAAGTTAGTCGCTTATTTTAATGATCCTAGTGTAGGAGCTGTGTCCAGTGAGGATCGCTTCATTAGTCAGAATGGCACGGTGGCTGGTGAGGGCGCATATGTAAAATATGAAATGTGGCTGCGGCAGCAAGAATCCCGATTGGCTGGATTGGTTGGTCTAAGTGGTTCTTTTTTTGCTGTTAGAAAATCGCTGTGTAGTGATTGGGATATACATTCACCTAGTGATTTTAATACTGCATTGAATACTGCAAAGGCAGGGCTAAGGGCAGTGACTGCCCCGGATGTGCTTGGGTTTTATCAAGACTTGAAGGATCCATCAAAAGAATATCAGCGGAAAATAAGAACTGTTATTCGCGGTATGACAGGATTGTCACGCCATGCGGAGGTGCTGCGTTTTGGTAAATTTGGATTTTTCTCCTTTCAGGTAATATCACACAAATTAATGCGCTGGTTAACTCCGTGGTTTTTATTGGCGTTATTTTTGACGAATGCATTGATCGCCGACGATGGGGTATTTTATTTTTTAACCTTCTTCGCGCAATTGGTATTTTATTGCGTAGCAGTAGTTGCACATTTTTTGCCAAACCTTCAGTCCATTTCAATCATTAAACTGGTGTACTTTTTTGTGCAAGTAAATATTGCCTTGCTAGATGCTGGAATTAAATTTATTGCTGGTCAGCGTATGACAACCTGGAAGCCTTCTGCGCGATGA
- a CDS encoding DegT/DnrJ/EryC1/StrS family aminotransferase: MIWYGDLAPVGNRISLESREECLLENQFGNYQYWLDSGTSALALALLDAKANFPDIDKPRAIIPGYCCPDLIAACVYAGVEAVAVDISPNDPSYDLAQLRLHLDSQVIAIIAVNFLGISERLDELSKLIADLHLRTRVIEDNAQWFPEEIGRAQFKSDYVTFSFGRGKPISLLGGGLLWAKEPVAANAAAHIEPSVHSSFTLKLKIAAYNLLLKPQFYQLLNRNPWLHLGETRYVPLEKIEALDAYRRTLLSVNFTRYSNRENRLSQFINKTVIDCGVQTLSDHCASRQKRLLRYPLLCPDSESRDRLLLELSAAGLGASPMYAAAIDQIAGVDGLVIVPHALVNAKNFAGRFMTLPVHEQVTQAYLARILAALSSFR; this comes from the coding sequence ATGATTTGGTATGGTGATCTTGCTCCTGTAGGGAATCGTATTTCGCTTGAATCACGCGAGGAGTGCCTACTGGAAAATCAGTTTGGTAATTATCAATATTGGCTTGATTCCGGTACATCAGCGTTGGCGTTAGCGTTGCTTGATGCCAAAGCGAATTTTCCTGATATTGATAAGCCGCGCGCAATCATTCCAGGCTATTGTTGCCCTGATCTGATTGCTGCTTGTGTGTATGCGGGTGTTGAGGCGGTAGCAGTTGATATTAGTCCTAACGATCCATCCTATGATTTGGCGCAGTTGCGATTGCATTTGGATTCACAAGTTATTGCGATTATTGCAGTAAACTTTTTAGGAATTAGTGAGCGTTTGGATGAGCTGTCTAAGCTTATCGCTGATTTGCATTTGCGTACGCGTGTGATAGAAGATAATGCGCAATGGTTTCCAGAGGAAATTGGCCGCGCGCAGTTTAAATCTGATTATGTAACCTTTTCTTTTGGTCGCGGGAAGCCAATAAGTTTGTTGGGAGGTGGATTGCTTTGGGCAAAAGAACCTGTTGCGGCGAATGCTGCAGCTCACATTGAGCCGTCGGTACATTCTTCCTTCACGCTAAAATTGAAAATTGCAGCGTATAACTTGTTGCTTAAGCCCCAGTTTTACCAATTGTTAAATCGTAATCCTTGGCTTCATTTGGGTGAAACTCGCTATGTGCCGCTCGAAAAAATTGAGGCTCTCGATGCTTACAGGCGCACGTTACTGAGCGTAAATTTTACTCGTTACAGTAATCGAGAAAATCGGCTGTCACAATTTATCAATAAAACAGTGATCGATTGTGGTGTGCAGACGCTTTCTGATCATTGCGCTTCTCGTCAAAAACGATTATTGCGTTATCCCTTGTTGTGCCCGGATAGCGAGAGTCGCGATAGATTGCTTTTAGAGTTAAGTGCCGCTGGCCTTGGCGCTTCACCAATGTATGCGGCAGCTATTGATCAGATTGCCGGTGTGGATGGGTTGGTGATTGTTCCCCACGCATTAGTTAATGCTAAAAACTTTGCTGGGAGATTTATGACATTGCCAGTCCATGAGCAGGTTACGCAGGCGTATCTCGCGCGTATATTGGCTGCTTTGTCCTCCTTTCGTTAG
- a CDS encoding archaeosortase/exosortase family protein has product MDLFKNLTPPVRALSIFAAISIVALLYSPSLATLWQKWVLWDQDLAHAIPTIGVMLVLLGRCNYVTTDSCQSPNTLHWLLMLATAGASLGWYLFESLSISLPAYLLLIATLCFFIGACFSTSTMLTVLPILGLLLFTVPIWSELTSTLVDLSALAVGKAVKLSNLTVLIDGSSLFIPSGTIYIADGCSGIRYLIISLLMGYILILINQYSLRTSLITLLIAALLGLFANWLRIYLLVLIGYHTEMSSSLMQDHETFGWILFACLLVPAIYFAPINRDPAKTVSLPARPHYLSLIALSLGPIFLYVNSDIPPTHSPLQLSHLDKFKTEVQERIGAEPSPDINHLDKRLITHEEIKIRVDLFTHMPTSPRGEIVPFIQGVVDRSQWSLERSLSNPENKFAIAIYKKVGSNTRTIIATQYIIGKIHTEKYIAAKFLQIMANAMGDKYFGLLVAQANCSNNCQNELDKLIRALPVISIPQG; this is encoded by the coding sequence ATGGATTTATTTAAAAATTTGACCCCTCCAGTCAGAGCTTTATCTATTTTTGCTGCAATATCTATCGTCGCATTGCTGTACTCCCCCAGCCTTGCGACGCTGTGGCAAAAATGGGTGCTCTGGGATCAAGACCTGGCTCACGCTATTCCTACCATTGGCGTAATGCTCGTTTTACTTGGACGCTGTAACTACGTAACAACCGATAGCTGCCAATCACCAAATACCCTACATTGGCTACTGATGCTGGCAACAGCAGGTGCTTCTTTGGGGTGGTACCTGTTCGAAAGCCTCAGCATAAGCCTGCCCGCATACCTCCTGTTGATCGCTACACTCTGCTTTTTTATAGGCGCGTGCTTTTCTACTTCAACCATGCTGACAGTGCTACCAATACTCGGCCTATTATTGTTTACCGTCCCGATTTGGTCTGAACTCACAAGCACTCTCGTTGACCTCAGCGCGCTCGCTGTAGGCAAAGCCGTAAAGCTCAGTAACTTGACCGTACTTATCGATGGCAGCAGCCTATTTATACCCAGTGGCACTATCTACATCGCCGATGGATGCTCCGGTATTAGATATCTAATTATTTCGTTATTGATGGGCTACATACTCATCTTGATCAATCAATATAGCCTTCGCACTTCACTCATAACACTTTTAATCGCGGCACTATTAGGTCTCTTCGCCAATTGGCTGCGCATCTACTTGCTTGTGCTTATCGGTTATCACACCGAAATGAGCAGCAGCCTGATGCAAGATCACGAAACCTTTGGCTGGATCTTATTTGCATGCTTGCTCGTACCAGCAATTTATTTTGCGCCCATCAATAGAGATCCAGCAAAAACAGTCAGCCTCCCCGCTCGACCACACTATCTATCGCTGATTGCACTTAGTCTTGGCCCAATATTTCTTTATGTTAACTCAGACATACCACCAACACATTCGCCGCTACAGCTAAGTCATCTTGATAAGTTCAAAACGGAAGTGCAAGAACGCATAGGTGCAGAACCCAGCCCTGATATTAATCATCTGGATAAACGACTAATAACACATGAAGAAATAAAAATCCGCGTGGATTTATTTACTCATATGCCCACTAGCCCAAGAGGGGAGATAGTGCCGTTTATACAAGGGGTGGTTGATCGATCGCAATGGTCACTTGAACGTTCACTCTCCAACCCCGAGAATAAATTTGCAATAGCCATCTATAAAAAAGTAGGCAGCAACACCAGAACGATCATCGCCACGCAATATATTATTGGCAAGATACACACTGAAAAGTATATCGCTGCAAAATTTTTGCAAATCATGGCAAATGCTATGGGTGACAAATATTTCGGATTATTAGTAGCGCAAGCAAATTGCTCGAATAACTGTCAAAACGAACTGGATAAATTAATTAGAGCCCTGCCTGTAATCAGTATTCCGCAGGGCTGA
- a CDS encoding fibronectin type III domain-containing protein, protein MYNSVKKSICAIVLASSAIMLTACGGGGSSETGGGGTVINKPDHSSMAASSIAEQSSSEPKSSSAPQATSSSISSMNKSSSATSSETYVRASRSSSSINNSTANSSLASSGTDTTPPSGTKLSLYQLSENSLRLIWDEATDNAGIDHYEIERDGQLIAILDHPTTILSDYQLLAYTDYQYTITVFDTSGNKSEKSPVFTVRTLANPNSSRSSSSKSNSSSSKSISSASSSTTSQQSAKLTWAHPSQRENGQYLELDEIGGYEIRYRKATDKRFTYIVINSNQVTEYTHADASGTEFEIAVFDINGVYSRFVKVSQ, encoded by the coding sequence ATGTACAACAGCGTTAAAAAGAGCATATGCGCCATCGTCCTGGCGTCATCCGCGATAATGTTGACCGCGTGCGGCGGTGGTGGTTCATCAGAAACCGGTGGTGGTGGCACAGTCATCAACAAGCCAGATCACAGCTCGATGGCAGCAAGTAGTATTGCAGAGCAAAGTTCATCGGAACCAAAATCGTCCAGCGCCCCTCAAGCTACCTCATCAAGCATCAGCAGCATGAATAAGTCATCCTCCGCTACAAGCTCAGAGACTTATGTGCGAGCATCCCGCTCAAGTAGCAGCATTAATAACAGTACCGCCAATAGCTCATTAGCATCAAGCGGTACAGATACCACTCCTCCATCAGGAACCAAGCTGTCTCTTTACCAGCTCTCGGAAAACAGCCTCAGATTAATTTGGGATGAAGCGACAGATAATGCTGGCATTGACCATTACGAGATCGAGCGTGACGGGCAATTGATTGCAATTCTTGACCATCCAACCACCATACTTTCTGATTATCAGCTACTTGCATACACAGACTACCAATACACAATTACTGTATTTGATACATCGGGCAATAAGTCGGAAAAATCACCCGTTTTCACCGTGCGGACGCTAGCCAATCCGAACAGCAGTCGCTCAAGTAGTTCTAAATCAAACTCCAGCAGCTCAAAAAGCATTTCCTCAGCATCAAGTAGTACAACAAGCCAACAATCCGCCAAACTGACCTGGGCACACCCCAGCCAAAGGGAAAATGGACAATATCTTGAATTAGACGAAATTGGTGGATATGAAATTCGTTACCGCAAAGCTACGGATAAACGTTTCACCTATATAGTGATTAACAGCAATCAAGTTACTGAATACACACACGCTGATGCCAGCGGCACAGAATTTGAAATAGCAGTTTTTGATATCAACGGCGTCTATAGCCGCTTTGTGAAGGTTTCACAATAA
- the prsR gene encoding PEP-CTERM-box response regulator transcription factor encodes MSKSASTKPILLIVEDDAGLQSQLRWHFDQYETIVADNRQDAIAALRLHEASVIIQDLGLPPDEDGVDEGFKCIQDILRISPNSKVIVMTGKTDRDNALRAVAMGAYDFYQKPVDPNTLDLIVQRAFHIHELEDYNRRISLSQQEPLEGLITNDPQMLKICRQLEKISPTTVTCTLLGESGTGKEVMARAIHQLSPRKNKRFVAINCAAVPENLIESELFGYEKGAFTGANKTTIGKVETANEGTLFLDEIGDMPLNLQAKLLRFLQERVIERVGGRSEIPVDVRVICATNKNLEEMVKAGSFREDLFYRICEMTVLIPPLRNRLGDKVLLARHFKLKFAKEHGQNVTGFTPDAIAAIENYAWPGNIREMENKIKRAVIMADGKHVTREDLGLAEAGDLSLNLRHVRQEAERGAILRALSMTDNNISAAAKLLGVTRPTFYDLIKKYDMNQQYLSNGDAGD; translated from the coding sequence ATGAGCAAATCAGCCTCAACCAAACCTATATTACTGATCGTCGAAGACGATGCAGGACTGCAAAGCCAATTGCGCTGGCACTTTGACCAATACGAGACCATCGTCGCCGACAATCGCCAGGACGCCATCGCAGCACTGCGCCTGCATGAGGCTTCAGTCATTATCCAGGACTTGGGTTTACCACCGGATGAAGACGGTGTCGATGAAGGGTTCAAATGTATCCAGGATATTCTGCGCATTTCCCCCAATAGCAAAGTCATTGTGATGACCGGCAAAACTGATCGCGACAATGCACTGCGCGCGGTCGCGATGGGGGCCTATGATTTCTATCAAAAACCGGTAGATCCCAACACTCTGGATCTTATTGTCCAACGCGCCTTCCATATCCACGAACTGGAAGACTACAACCGTCGTATCAGCCTGTCCCAACAAGAACCTTTGGAAGGCCTGATTACCAACGACCCGCAAATGTTAAAAATTTGTCGCCAGTTGGAAAAAATCTCCCCGACTACCGTTACCTGCACACTGCTGGGAGAAAGCGGTACCGGCAAAGAGGTAATGGCACGAGCGATCCATCAACTCAGCCCGCGCAAAAACAAACGCTTTGTTGCAATAAACTGTGCAGCTGTACCCGAAAACCTGATTGAAAGTGAACTTTTCGGTTACGAAAAAGGCGCCTTTACCGGTGCTAACAAAACCACCATAGGCAAGGTGGAAACTGCCAATGAAGGCACCCTGTTTCTTGATGAAATTGGTGATATGCCTCTCAATCTTCAAGCAAAGCTTTTGCGCTTTTTGCAAGAAAGAGTTATTGAGCGTGTGGGCGGACGATCAGAAATTCCTGTTGACGTACGCGTCATTTGCGCCACCAACAAAAACCTCGAAGAGATGGTAAAAGCAGGAAGTTTCCGCGAAGACCTTTTCTATCGTATCTGTGAAATGACGGTATTGATCCCTCCTCTGCGCAACAGGCTGGGCGATAAGGTATTACTCGCGCGTCATTTCAAATTGAAGTTTGCCAAGGAACACGGCCAAAACGTGACTGGCTTTACCCCGGATGCCATAGCCGCGATTGAAAACTATGCATGGCCAGGCAACATCCGTGAAATGGAAAACAAGATAAAGCGCGCCGTGATTATGGCCGATGGCAAACATGTCACACGTGAAGACTTGGGGCTGGCAGAAGCAGGAGATCTTTCACTGAACCTTCGCCATGTGCGTCAGGAAGCCGAACGGGGAGCCATTCTCCGTGCACTCAGCATGACCGATAACAACATTTCCGCAGCAGCAAAACTGCTCGGCGTCACCCGCCCAACATTTTATGATTTGATAAAAAAATATGACATGAATCAGCAATATCTCAGTAATGGCGATGCAGGGGATTAA